One segment of Massilia sp. Se16.2.3 DNA contains the following:
- a CDS encoding head GIN domain-containing protein: MNKNTLSSFGRRTLLAACIAASLAGAAYTATAMAAPRSWGGEQVQGSGKIVKQTRQVGSFNGLSLAVPGSVELRIGDTEGVTVEADDNLLPLLETVVEGNTLKIRPARRNLNLQSTSIRVVVQARAIERLALGGSGNIESDALRGRALEVDIGGSGSIKLKGVESESLAVSLGGSGDLKAGRGTVGALTVSIGGSGDVDLGRVAANRASVTVVGSGEATVWPRNELSVTIAGSGDVNYYGDPRVSKSTVGSGDVKRIGAAPL; the protein is encoded by the coding sequence ATGAACAAGAACACGCTTTCCTCCTTCGGCCGCCGCACCCTGCTGGCCGCCTGTATCGCGGCAAGCCTGGCCGGCGCCGCCTACACCGCCACCGCCATGGCCGCGCCCCGGTCCTGGGGCGGCGAGCAGGTGCAAGGCAGCGGCAAGATCGTCAAGCAGACCCGCCAGGTGGGCAGCTTCAACGGCCTGTCGCTGGCGGTGCCGGGCAGCGTCGAACTGCGTATCGGCGACACCGAAGGCGTAACGGTGGAAGCCGACGACAACCTGCTGCCCCTGCTCGAGACCGTTGTCGAGGGTAATACCCTGAAGATCCGCCCGGCGCGCCGCAACCTCAACCTGCAGTCGACATCGATCCGCGTCGTGGTGCAGGCGCGGGCGATCGAGCGCCTGGCACTGGGCGGCTCGGGCAACATCGAGTCGGACGCCCTGCGCGGGCGCGCGCTGGAAGTCGACATCGGCGGTTCCGGCTCGATCAAGCTGAAAGGCGTGGAAAGCGAGTCGCTGGCGGTGTCGCTCGGCGGCAGCGGCGACTTGAAGGCCGGCCGCGGCACGGTCGGCGCGCTGACGGTGTCGATCGGCGGCTCGGGCGACGTCGACCTTGGACGCGTCGCCGCGAACCGCGCCAGCGTCACCGTGGTCGGCTCCGGCGAAGCCACCGTCTGGCCGCGCAACGAGTTGTCCGTCACGATCGCCGGCTCGGGCGACGTGAATTACTACGGCGACCCGCGCGTCAGCAAGTCGACCGTGGGGTCGGGGGATGTGAAGCGAATCGGGGCGGCGCCGCTGTAA
- a CDS encoding PPC domain-containing protein, with translation MAPHFILPLAAALASGAAFAQAPAASPARGVEIGTVDTVIKGFAAQRANSRSMVAHSMNGKTVAANIRDYFEKDGVVSISGTAIDTPHSAFMLKGSKKKIYGYLLKYDTKQAFEYTTDAAGKVWLTEVDIKKIVPDFDPDFKVPDSIVRPTAAVPHPVYSPMALRQAPHIGPYQNQDVLQLQSKPGSPYVFYLNTAAVMSGSTPLNGVTRENMYRAWQSVADQYSMLNLNVTTSRAVYDAARAANVLRTGIINFVNQDGRSFAPLNSFGSTTAGTLYRNPSAGFDYGYGIGMTGAHEIGHQMGMGHDGGGTGGEYFEGIAAYQWGPIMGNYWMGAYWPNQLFTWSRGEYSTATNREDDLYRMTTVESVPYMADDNPNGRALVLGSGGAIDPARNFGQIERNTDTDTFTFTTTGVSTLNLRIDPLEYLRMLDVSATIYNAANVAVATSNLSVNRSAQFTNLSLPAGSYRLVVRGGAEGTPANGFSNYSSLGWFGMKGTLTGSGTGSAYPVLTDGAWTSGKSAAAGSWQYFQVEVPAGKSSLTFGISGAGGDPDMFVSKGQLPSSSSYACKSDSPNAAESCTLSNPAAGTWYVGVYAYSAISSVSARVDY, from the coding sequence ATGGCACCTCATTTTATCCTGCCCCTTGCCGCCGCTCTCGCCTCGGGCGCCGCATTTGCCCAGGCACCCGCCGCCAGCCCGGCGCGCGGTGTGGAAATCGGCACGGTGGACACCGTCATCAAGGGTTTCGCCGCGCAGCGCGCGAATAGCCGCTCGATGGTCGCCCATTCGATGAATGGAAAAACCGTCGCGGCAAACATCCGCGACTATTTCGAGAAAGACGGCGTGGTATCGATTTCGGGTACGGCGATCGATACGCCGCATTCCGCTTTCATGCTGAAAGGGAGCAAGAAGAAAATCTATGGCTACCTGCTCAAGTACGATACGAAACAGGCTTTCGAATACACCACCGATGCGGCGGGCAAGGTCTGGCTGACCGAAGTCGACATCAAGAAAATCGTTCCGGACTTCGATCCGGATTTCAAGGTGCCCGATTCGATCGTCAGGCCCACGGCGGCCGTGCCGCACCCGGTCTACAGCCCGATGGCGCTGCGCCAGGCGCCGCATATCGGCCCCTACCAGAACCAGGATGTGCTGCAGCTGCAAAGCAAACCCGGCAGCCCGTATGTGTTTTACCTGAATACCGCCGCTGTGATGAGCGGCTCCACGCCGCTCAACGGCGTCACCAGGGAAAACATGTACCGCGCCTGGCAATCGGTTGCCGACCAGTACTCGATGCTGAACCTGAACGTGACCACCAGCCGCGCCGTCTACGATGCGGCGCGCGCAGCGAATGTGCTGCGTACCGGCATCATCAACTTCGTCAACCAGGACGGCCGCTCGTTCGCGCCGCTCAATTCCTTCGGTTCCACCACCGCGGGCACGCTCTACCGCAACCCGAGCGCCGGCTTCGACTACGGCTACGGCATCGGCATGACCGGCGCCCATGAAATCGGCCACCAGATGGGCATGGGCCACGACGGGGGCGGCACCGGTGGCGAATATTTCGAGGGCATCGCAGCCTACCAGTGGGGTCCGATCATGGGCAATTACTGGATGGGCGCCTACTGGCCCAACCAGCTGTTCACCTGGAGCCGGGGCGAGTATTCGACGGCGACGAACCGCGAAGACGACCTGTACCGCATGACCACCGTCGAGAGCGTTCCCTACATGGCCGACGACAATCCGAACGGGCGCGCGCTCGTCCTTGGCAGCGGCGGCGCCATCGACCCGGCCCGCAACTTCGGGCAGATCGAGCGTAACACCGACACCGACACCTTCACCTTCACCACCACGGGCGTGTCGACGCTGAACCTGCGAATCGACCCGCTCGAATACCTGCGCATGCTCGACGTCTCGGCAACGATCTACAACGCCGCGAATGTGGCGGTGGCGACGAGCAACCTGTCGGTGAACCGCTCGGCGCAGTTCACCAACCTCTCGCTGCCAGCCGGCAGCTACCGCCTGGTCGTGCGCGGCGGCGCCGAGGGCACGCCCGCGAACGGCTTTTCGAATTATTCCTCGCTGGGCTGGTTTGGCATGAAAGGCACCCTGACCGGCAGTGGCACCGGTAGCGCGTATCCGGTGCTGACGGACGGCGCCTGGACGAGCGGCAAGAGCGCAGCCGCTGGCAGCTGGCAGTACTTCCAGGTCGAGGTCCCCGCCGGCAAGTCCAGCCTGACCTTCGGCATCAGCGGCGCCGGCGGCGACCCCGACATGTTCGTCAGCAAGGGACAACTCCCGTCCAGCAGCAGCTATGCCTGCAAGTCGGATTCGCCCAACGCCGCGGAGTCGTGCACGCTGAGTAACCCGGCGGCCGGCACCTGGTACGTGGGCGTCTACGCCTATTCGGCGATCTCGAGCGTGAGCGCGCGGGTCGACTACTGA
- a CDS encoding RNA 2'-phosphotransferase, with the protein MSKHAVETSKFLSFVLRHAPQAIGIALDSEGWVEVSTLIEAAGRHGRSIDRALVDEVVRSNDKKRFAVSDDGLRIRAVQGHSTTSVQLRHRESVPPPQLYHGTATRFLDAIREEGLRPGSRHHVHLSPDHATAVEVGARHGKPVVLRVDAATMHADGLRFYQADNGVWLTESVPPGYLDVPGRS; encoded by the coding sequence ATGAGCAAGCACGCCGTCGAAACCAGCAAGTTCCTGAGCTTCGTGCTGCGCCACGCACCGCAGGCGATCGGCATCGCCCTCGACAGCGAAGGCTGGGTCGAGGTTTCCACCCTGATCGAGGCGGCGGGCCGCCACGGGCGCTCCATCGATCGTGCCCTGGTCGATGAGGTCGTGCGCAGCAACGACAAGAAGCGCTTTGCCGTGTCCGATGACGGCCTGCGCATCCGCGCCGTGCAGGGGCATTCGACCACGAGCGTGCAGCTGCGGCACAGGGAAAGCGTGCCGCCGCCCCAGCTGTACCACGGCACGGCCACCCGCTTCCTCGACGCCATCCGCGAAGAGGGACTGCGCCCGGGCTCACGCCACCACGTCCACCTGTCGCCCGACCATGCCACCGCGGTCGAGGTGGGCGCGCGCCATGGCAAGCCGGTCGTCCTGCGCGTGGATGCCGCCACCATGCATGCGGACGGGTTGCGCTTCTACCAGGCCGACAACGGGGTCTGGCTGACGGAAAGCGTGCCGCCGGGCTACCTGGACGTGCCGGGACGATCCTGA
- a CDS encoding cytochrome c: MKRRALLVLAAAALLAALVIALAWPREEFIASASPADHAPTSVNIARGAYLARAGDCMACHTARGGAPYAGGRVLDTPFGRLHAPNITPESTTGIGKWSADDFWRALHNGKSRDGRLLYPAFPYTNYTKVTRADSDALFSYLRSLPPVRQPNTPHDLRFPYNQQITLAGWRLLYFKPGVQQSDGRQGAAWNRGAYLVEGLGHCSACHSTRNRLGATGNTLGGGLIPMLGWYAPSLTSNAEAGLGGRSVEHIVQLLGTGVAPGAGVTGPMAEVVQQSLQHMTGADLRAMALYLKSLPAEKNPAPPAYTPAPQAVLQAGAELYRQHCASCHGARGEGKGPYPALAGNRALTLAEPVNAIRVILNGGFPPGTAGNPRPYGMPPFSHTPDDTEVATLVTYLRTSWGNAAAPVSSAEVNRYRSVPLD, from the coding sequence ATGAAGCGCCGCGCCCTCCTGGTGCTGGCTGCCGCGGCGCTGCTGGCCGCACTCGTGATCGCACTGGCCTGGCCGCGCGAGGAATTCATCGCCTCGGCTTCGCCCGCCGACCACGCCCCCACCTCCGTCAACATCGCCCGTGGCGCCTACCTTGCCCGCGCCGGCGACTGCATGGCCTGCCACACGGCACGCGGCGGCGCGCCCTATGCCGGCGGACGCGTGCTTGACACGCCCTTCGGCCGCCTGCATGCGCCCAACATCACGCCGGAATCCACTACCGGCATCGGCAAGTGGAGCGCCGACGATTTCTGGCGCGCCCTGCACAACGGCAAGTCGCGCGACGGCCGCCTGCTCTACCCGGCCTTCCCCTACACGAACTACACGAAGGTCACGCGCGCCGATTCGGATGCCCTGTTCTCCTACCTGCGCAGCCTGCCGCCGGTACGCCAGCCGAACACGCCGCACGATCTGCGCTTCCCCTACAACCAGCAGATCACCCTGGCCGGCTGGCGCCTGCTGTATTTCAAGCCGGGCGTGCAGCAAAGCGATGGCAGGCAGGGCGCCGCCTGGAACCGCGGCGCCTACCTGGTCGAGGGCCTGGGACATTGCAGTGCCTGCCACAGCACGCGCAACCGCCTGGGCGCCACCGGCAACACGCTCGGCGGCGGCCTGATTCCGATGCTCGGCTGGTACGCGCCGTCGCTGACCTCGAACGCCGAAGCGGGCCTGGGCGGGCGCAGCGTCGAACACATCGTGCAATTGCTGGGAACCGGGGTCGCACCCGGCGCCGGCGTGACCGGGCCCATGGCCGAAGTGGTCCAGCAAAGCCTGCAGCACATGACGGGCGCGGACTTGCGTGCGATGGCGCTCTACCTGAAGTCGCTCCCGGCGGAGAAGAACCCCGCGCCACCCGCGTACACGCCGGCACCGCAGGCCGTGCTGCAGGCCGGCGCCGAACTGTATCGCCAGCATTGCGCCAGCTGCCACGGCGCCCGCGGCGAGGGCAAGGGCCCCTACCCTGCGCTGGCCGGCAACCGCGCGCTGACCCTGGCCGAACCGGTGAACGCGATCCGTGTGATCCTGAACGGCGGCTTCCCGCCCGGCACCGCCGGCAATCCGCGTCCCTACGGCATGCCCCCGTTCAGCCACACCCCGGATGACACCGAAGTGGCGACGCTCGTGACCTACCTGCGCACGAGTTGGGGCAATGCCGCCGCCCCCGTGTCGAGCGCGGAAGTGAACCGCTACCGCAGCGTACCGCTGGACTGA
- a CDS encoding KGG domain-containing protein, with translation MATSKENGKSAGSSGGSAQKSGGGSGSGPAKRGFAAMDQNQQREIASKGGQAAHQKGTAHEFDSEEARRAGQKGGEAVSRNRAHMADIGRKGGESRQSASRTASAAGGSAGSAGSSNGGSKGGNRQSAKEE, from the coding sequence ATGGCGACAAGCAAGGAGAACGGCAAGAGCGCTGGCAGTTCCGGCGGCAGCGCGCAAAAAAGTGGTGGCGGCAGCGGCAGCGGCCCCGCCAAACGGGGCTTTGCGGCGATGGACCAGAACCAGCAGCGTGAAATTGCCAGCAAGGGCGGGCAGGCAGCCCACCAGAAAGGCACGGCGCACGAATTCGATTCCGAGGAAGCGCGCCGCGCCGGCCAGAAAGGCGGGGAAGCCGTGAGCCGCAACCGTGCCCACATGGCCGACATCGGCCGCAAGGGTGGCGAGAGCCGGCAGTCGGCCAGCCGTACGGCAAGCGCGGCAGGTGGTTCGGCCGGGTCGGCTGGCTCGAGCAACGGCGGCAGCAAAGGGGGCAACCGCCAGTCGGCCAAGGAGGAGTAA
- the purU gene encoding formyltetrahydrofolate deformylase has protein sequence MTHPEYILTLSCHDQRGIVLRVAGFLAEHGCNIIDSAQFGDPESQLFFMRVHFALEDAGVADGDLRGAFAAFCEANAMRGELHDAHARPRVLIMVSKIGHCLNDLLFRYKSGLLPVEIPAIVSNHMDFYQLAASYNIPFHHLPLAAGAPEEAKLAQEARIIELLDMHRIDLVVLARYMQILSPGLCEALKGRAINIHHSFLPSFKGARPYAQAHRRGVKLIGATAHFVTGDLDEGPIIEQDVERVDHAMTVDELTAIGRDVECVVLARAVKWFVEHRILQNGDRTVVF, from the coding sequence ATGACGCATCCGGAATACATCCTGACCCTGTCCTGCCATGACCAGCGCGGCATCGTGCTGCGCGTGGCCGGTTTCCTGGCCGAGCACGGCTGCAACATCATCGATTCGGCCCAGTTCGGCGACCCGGAATCGCAGCTTTTCTTCATGCGCGTGCACTTCGCGCTCGAAGACGCGGGCGTGGCCGATGGCGACCTGCGCGGGGCCTTTGCGGCCTTCTGCGAGGCGAACGCCATGCGCGGCGAGCTGCACGATGCGCATGCCAGGCCGCGCGTGCTGATCATGGTCTCGAAGATCGGCCACTGCCTCAACGACCTGCTGTTCCGCTACAAGAGCGGCCTGCTGCCGGTGGAGATTCCCGCCATCGTGTCGAACCACATGGACTTCTACCAGCTCGCGGCAAGTTACAATATCCCGTTTCACCACTTGCCGCTGGCGGCCGGCGCGCCGGAAGAAGCCAAGCTGGCGCAGGAAGCGCGCATCATCGAGCTGCTCGACATGCACCGCATCGACCTGGTGGTGCTGGCGCGCTACATGCAGATCCTGTCGCCGGGACTGTGCGAGGCCTTGAAGGGGCGGGCGATCAATATCCACCACTCCTTCCTGCCGAGCTTCAAGGGCGCGCGCCCGTATGCCCAGGCGCACCGCCGCGGCGTCAAGCTGATCGGCGCGACGGCCCACTTCGTCACGGGCGACCTTGACGAAGGCCCGATCATCGAGCAGGACGTCGAACGGGTCGATCACGCGATGACGGTCGATGAATTGACCGCCATCGGGCGCGACGTCGAATGCGTGGTGCTGGCGCGCGCGGTCAAGTGGTTCGTGGAACACCGCATTTTGCAAAATGGCGACCGCACGGTCGTTTTTTAA
- a CDS encoding type IV pilus twitching motility protein PilT — MEFHQSSQIPTLSYVENEDHPVFGTLVEQILHLLNSRLVFSDVIIHQNSPLMLRQPKGLVAVTDSPITREELEEFFEVIEPNWAERILDRAFDRSIDLHTARIRANCFSFQGKKRLGCVIRRFPKEPLPLAELGLDANAQELARATSGLVLIIGDTCQGKSTTIASMIDEINGRRSGHIITIEDPVETLIPQRKCIITQREVGVDGDVESYYQGALDALRERPDVIMIGEIRDARTAQEALALAESGPLVLATLHARSTEMGLQKMLRLLGNLDSQAQALAHALRGVLCQALVPSLDANRYHLATECLTMNPTVARLVEAGDLGAVRDYMNSGRDPHSHTMNVSLEKLLATHRIGVDDARAATTDRIGFADLV; from the coding sequence ATGGAATTCCACCAGTCCTCGCAAATCCCCACGCTGTCGTATGTCGAAAACGAAGACCACCCGGTCTTCGGCACCCTGGTCGAGCAGATCCTGCACCTGCTCAACTCGCGCCTGGTGTTTTCCGACGTCATCATCCACCAGAACAGCCCGCTGATGCTGCGCCAGCCGAAAGGCCTGGTTGCCGTCACCGATTCGCCGATCACGCGCGAGGAGCTGGAAGAGTTCTTCGAAGTCATCGAGCCGAACTGGGCCGAACGTATCCTCGACCGCGCCTTCGACCGCTCGATCGACCTGCACACGGCGCGCATCCGCGCCAACTGCTTCAGCTTCCAGGGCAAGAAGCGCCTGGGCTGCGTGATCCGCCGCTTCCCCAAGGAACCGCTGCCACTGGCCGAACTCGGCCTGGACGCCAACGCCCAGGAACTGGCGCGCGCGACCAGCGGCCTGGTCCTGATCATCGGCGACACCTGCCAGGGCAAGTCGACCACGATCGCCTCGATGATCGACGAGATCAACGGCCGCCGCTCGGGCCACATCATCACCATCGAAGATCCCGTCGAGACCCTGATCCCGCAGCGCAAGTGCATCATCACCCAGCGCGAAGTGGGCGTCGACGGCGACGTCGAGAGCTATTACCAGGGGGCGCTGGACGCGCTGCGCGAACGCCCGGACGTGATCATGATCGGCGAAATCCGCGACGCCCGGACGGCCCAGGAAGCACTCGCCCTTGCCGAATCCGGTCCCCTCGTGCTTGCAACTCTTCATGCGCGCTCGACCGAGATGGGCCTGCAGAAGATGCTGCGTCTGCTCGGCAACCTCGATTCCCAGGCCCAGGCGCTGGCACATGCCCTGCGCGGCGTGCTGTGCCAGGCGCTGGTGCCTTCGCTCGATGCCAACCGCTACCACCTGGCCACCGAATGCCTGACCATGAACCCGACGGTGGCGCGCCTGGTCGAAGCGGGCGACCTGGGCGCCGTGCGCGACTACATGAACAGCGGTCGCGACCCTCACAGCCACACGATGAACGTCTCGCTCGAAAAGCTGCTGGCCACCCACCGCATCGGCGTCGACGACGCGCGCGCGGCCACGACCGACCGCATCGGGTTCGCCGACCTGGTATGA
- a CDS encoding copper chaperone PCu(A)C translates to MTRSVIAFLACALASSGALAQVSVLDPWVRATVPQQKSAGAFMRVQSTAPARLVGVSTPAAGRAEIHEMAMENNTMRMRQVDAIALPPGKQVNLASGGYHLMFFDLKRQLKEGETVPVTLVVEDAAKKRSSVTVEAQVRPLTYVAPQVGQGHAGH, encoded by the coding sequence ATGACCCGTTCCGTGATTGCTTTCCTCGCCTGCGCCCTGGCATCGAGCGGCGCACTGGCCCAAGTGAGCGTCCTCGACCCCTGGGTGCGCGCCACCGTGCCGCAGCAAAAGAGCGCGGGCGCCTTCATGCGGGTCCAGTCGACAGCGCCGGCCCGCCTGGTGGGCGTGAGCACGCCCGCGGCCGGACGCGCCGAGATCCACGAGATGGCGATGGAGAACAACACGATGCGCATGCGCCAGGTCGACGCCATCGCGCTGCCGCCCGGTAAGCAAGTGAACCTGGCCTCCGGCGGCTACCACCTGATGTTCTTCGACCTGAAGCGCCAGCTGAAGGAAGGCGAAACCGTGCCCGTGACCCTGGTGGTGGAGGATGCCGCGAAGAAGCGCAGCAGCGTGACGGTGGAGGCGCAGGTGCGGCCGCTGACCTATGTCGCGCCGCAGGTGGGGCAGGGGCACGCGGGACACTAA
- a CDS encoding 3'-5' exonuclease, with product MQLATDDTAWLFQIGADAATALTVLRPVLESASILKVGFGLGDDLRRLRSKLGIEANNVLDLSTALRRRGERNTLGAGTAVERHFGQRLQKSKRITTTNWALPRLSEKQILYAADDAHVALRIYRHWRANPPAA from the coding sequence GTGCAGCTGGCAACGGACGACACCGCCTGGCTGTTCCAGATCGGCGCCGACGCCGCCACGGCGCTGACGGTGCTGCGTCCGGTGCTCGAGTCCGCAAGCATCCTGAAGGTGGGCTTTGGCCTGGGCGACGACCTGCGTCGCCTGCGCAGCAAACTCGGCATCGAGGCCAACAACGTGCTCGACCTGTCGACGGCCCTGCGCCGCCGCGGCGAGCGCAACACGCTCGGCGCCGGGACGGCGGTCGAGCGCCATTTCGGCCAGCGCCTGCAGAAGTCGAAACGCATCACCACCACCAACTGGGCCTTGCCGCGCCTGTCCGAAAAGCAGATCCTGTACGCGGCCGACGACGCCCACGTGGCGCTGCGCATCTACCGCCACTGGCGCGCCAACCCGCCCGCTGCCTGA
- a CDS encoding DMT family transporter — protein MNAVLFLLAFCVGIFISVQAAVNSQLASALHANSVVAALISFSVGTLVLAIAAFARGGVGEALGALTQQPLWKLGGGVLGAAFVFGTVFLAPRIGLLNLVVLVIAGQLMMSMAIDNFGLVQMAVRKVSNVRMAGALVVVAGVALTLFGDKIVAALGR, from the coding sequence ATGAATGCGGTTTTGTTTCTCCTGGCCTTTTGCGTCGGCATCTTCATCTCGGTGCAAGCGGCGGTCAACAGCCAGCTCGCCAGTGCCCTGCATGCCAATTCGGTGGTCGCGGCCCTGATCTCGTTTTCCGTCGGCACGCTGGTGCTGGCCATTGCCGCCTTTGCCCGCGGCGGCGTCGGCGAAGCCCTGGGCGCCTTGACCCAGCAGCCGCTGTGGAAACTCGGCGGCGGCGTGCTCGGCGCCGCTTTCGTGTTCGGCACCGTGTTCCTGGCGCCACGCATTGGCCTCTTGAACCTGGTGGTGCTGGTGATTGCGGGCCAGCTCATGATGTCGATGGCGATCGATAATTTCGGCCTGGTGCAGATGGCGGTGCGCAAGGTGTCGAACGTGCGCATGGCGGGCGCCCTGGTGGTGGTGGCTGGGGTTGCCCTGACGCTGTTCGGCGACAAGATTGTTGCAGCACTGGGACGTTAA
- a CDS encoding hemerythrin domain-containing protein encodes MPRAARPCARSQRRRLAGSPRHGRHRHESHLAFNLPRRSHGNPGTPRPDGPADALTLLRADHERIRQLFGAFARLRGMDDEDERKAGLIDELCAELITHGLLEEEIFYPALRAASGDDEMVDEADIEHAGVRELVAQLEVMYPGDEHFEATVAVLAEEVEHHVAREEGEMFEAARAAGLDLDRLGHKLAERRRQLEEDIDPAGGVIDAMAPREGMRIARRAPD; translated from the coding sequence TTGCCTCGGGCGGCGCGGCCCTGCGCGCGAAGCCAGCGACGGCGGCTGGCAGGCAGCCCGCGCCACGGCCGGCACCGCCACGAATCCCACCTAGCTTTCAACCTACCAAGGAGGTCCCATGGCAACCCCGGCACACCCCGCCCGGACGGGCCGGCCGACGCGCTGACGCTGCTGCGCGCCGACCACGAGCGCATCCGCCAGCTGTTCGGCGCCTTCGCGCGCCTGCGCGGCATGGACGACGAAGACGAACGCAAGGCCGGCCTGATCGACGAGCTCTGCGCCGAGCTGATCACGCACGGCCTGCTCGAGGAAGAGATTTTCTACCCGGCGCTGCGTGCGGCGAGCGGCGACGACGAGATGGTCGACGAAGCCGACATCGAGCATGCGGGCGTACGCGAACTGGTCGCCCAGCTCGAGGTCATGTATCCCGGCGACGAACACTTCGAGGCCACCGTCGCCGTACTGGCCGAGGAAGTCGAACACCACGTCGCCAGGGAGGAAGGCGAGATGTTCGAGGCCGCGCGCGCGGCAGGGCTGGACCTGGACCGGCTCGGCCACAAGCTCGCCGAGCGGCGCCGCCAGCTCGAGGAAGACATCGACCCGGCCGGCGGCGTGATCGACGCGATGGCGCCGCGCGAGGGCATGCGCATCGCGCGGCGCGCCCCCGATTGA
- a CDS encoding YaeQ family protein, which produces MALKATIYKADLQIADMDRNYYAEHGLTIARHPSETDERVMIRVLAFALHANEALGFTKGLFDTDEPDLWQKDLTGAIDTWIEIGQPDEKRLLKACGRAEHVVVYSYSATSHIWWKGIANKVERARNLTVINIPAEASAGLEKLAKRAMQLQCTIQDGQLWLTDSVDTVLVEREVFKAAA; this is translated from the coding sequence ATGGCTCTTAAAGCAACCATCTACAAGGCAGACCTGCAGATCGCGGACATGGACCGCAACTACTACGCCGAGCACGGGCTGACGATCGCCCGCCATCCGTCCGAGACCGACGAGCGCGTGATGATCCGCGTGCTGGCCTTTGCCCTGCACGCGAATGAAGCGCTGGGCTTTACCAAGGGCCTGTTCGACACCGACGAGCCCGACCTGTGGCAGAAGGACCTGACCGGCGCCATCGATACCTGGATCGAGATCGGCCAGCCCGACGAGAAGCGCCTGCTGAAGGCCTGCGGGCGCGCCGAGCACGTGGTCGTGTACAGCTACAGCGCCACCAGCCACATCTGGTGGAAAGGCATCGCCAACAAGGTCGAACGCGCACGCAACCTCACCGTGATCAACATTCCGGCCGAGGCGAGTGCGGGACTGGAAAAGCTGGCCAAGCGTGCCATGCAGCTGCAGTGCACGATCCAGGACGGCCAGCTGTGGCTGACCGACAGCGTCGACACCGTACTGGTCGAGCGCGAAGTCTTCAAGGCCGCCGCCTGA
- a CDS encoding NADP-dependent oxidoreductase yields MTQAANDQFLLAARPVGMPKDSDWSRAAPALADLQPGEVRVKLLYLSLDPAMRGWMNEGKSYVRPVAIGEVMRAGGVGVVVESSSPRFAVGDHVMGVMGVQRFWTGPADDKATAPVKVDPALAPLPTWLNALGMPGMTAYFGLIEVGQPKAGDTVVVSGAAGAVGMTVGQVAKHLGCRVVGIAGGADKCRFVVEELGFDACIDYKAGDVHGGLKQHCPQGVDVYFDNVGGDILDTVLTRINMKARIVICGAISQYNATSAVKGPANYLSLLVNRARMEGMLVTDYAARYPEGVAAIARWMQEGSFKSREHIVEGFETFPQTLLMLFRGENLGKLVLKVADA; encoded by the coding sequence ATGACGCAAGCCGCCAACGACCAATTCCTGCTTGCCGCCCGCCCGGTCGGCATGCCCAAGGACAGCGACTGGAGCCGCGCCGCACCGGCCCTGGCCGATCTGCAGCCCGGCGAAGTGCGCGTCAAGCTGCTCTACCTGTCGCTCGACCCGGCCATGCGCGGCTGGATGAACGAAGGCAAATCCTATGTGCGCCCGGTCGCCATCGGCGAGGTGATGCGCGCCGGCGGCGTCGGCGTCGTCGTCGAATCGAGCTCGCCGCGCTTCGCCGTCGGCGACCACGTGATGGGCGTGATGGGCGTGCAGCGCTTCTGGACCGGTCCTGCCGACGACAAGGCCACCGCCCCGGTGAAGGTCGATCCGGCGCTGGCGCCCCTGCCGACCTGGCTCAATGCCCTCGGCATGCCGGGCATGACGGCCTACTTTGGCCTGATCGAGGTCGGCCAGCCCAAGGCCGGCGACACGGTGGTGGTGTCGGGCGCGGCCGGCGCGGTCGGCATGACCGTCGGCCAGGTGGCAAAGCACCTGGGCTGCCGCGTGGTCGGCATCGCCGGTGGCGCGGACAAATGCCGCTTCGTGGTGGAGGAACTCGGTTTCGATGCCTGCATCGACTACAAGGCCGGCGACGTGCACGGCGGCCTGAAGCAGCATTGCCCGCAGGGCGTGGACGTCTACTTCGACAATGTCGGCGGCGACATCCTCGACACCGTGCTCACCCGCATCAACATGAAAGCCCGCATCGTGATCTGCGGCGCCATCTCCCAGTACAACGCGACGAGTGCCGTGAAGGGCCCGGCCAACTACCTGTCGCTGCTGGTGAACCGCGCACGCATGGAAGGCATGCTGGTGACCGACTACGCTGCCCGCTATCCGGAAGGCGTGGCCGCCATCGCGCGCTGGATGCAGGAAGGCAGCTTCAAGAGCCGCGAACACATCGTCGAAGGCTTCGAGACGTTCCCGCAAACCCTGCTGATGCTGTTCAGGGGCGAGAACCTCGGCAAGCTGGTCCTGAAAGTTGCCGACGCCTGA